The nucleotide sequence TCATCCTTTTCTCCTGATTAATGACAGTAGCTTCGGCGTTCTCCTCGGCCTCCATCCGAAGCTAACATGATCTCTTCAAAATTCCCCAACAAGGGCATGGTCTTACCATTTGTCCCCTGACGATCATAAAGACTGTAAAACATAAATCCACTGACCAGTGGATTGATCTTTTGAGTTGCGGATGATATAATTAGCGACACAGTTCAAATAAGAATCAGAACAAAGCAATACGAAAATTTCGTCCTTCCGTGAACGGAAACGCTCCAAAATCTTTCGGCTTCGATTTACCCATAAAAACCGAAGCTCCACTGCTGCTCGGCAAATGCACGATATCGCAACCCAAAATTTTGAGCTGAAATTTAACCGGAAAAGAAATAAAAGTCAAGATTTTTCTGGACAGATCAAAAATAACCAGAACTGCATCAGCTTGCCAGAACGAAGATAATTGATTCAAATATTCTCGCTGCGTTGAACATGCCGCCGAAGTTTAATATTGAATCAAATCTTACAAAATAGATGGCGTTTGATCCAATTATGTTTCAGCATGTGAGAGCACTGGATCGCAGCATCTCACTGGCTCAATAATACTTTTCGAAGCAATTCACTGACCAGTTGCGGATCGGCGCGATGCCCGGTCTGTTCCATTATTTGTCCCATGAAGAAGCCCCACAATTTGGTTTTTCCAGCGTGGAATTGAGCTACCGCTTCGGGGTTGCGCTGGAGCACATACCTGACGATTTCCGCCAAATAGTCGCTATCGGCAATCTGGCTGAGGCTGTGCTCAATGAGGATCTCCCTTGCAGGACGGCCAGTGGTTAGCATCCGTTTGAAAATTTCGCGAGCCGAGAGGTCATTCACCTTTCGTTCGGTCAGCAAACTCAGCAACTCTGCCAGTGCATGGCTGGTGATCGGCACATCTTTTACATTCGAGATATGTTGGATCGCCGGTGAGACGAACTCGAGCATCCAACGGCTCAATAAGTGATGATCCGATACCAGTAGGGCGACCTGTTCAAAATAATCGGCCAGGACTTTGTCTGCGGTGAGTCGCTCTGCCCGCGATCGATCTAGATGATACTGGGCGATGAAGCGATCGCGACGGGCGAGGGGCAATTCGGGCATTTGTTTCTGGATCGTTTCGATCTCAGTTCGGTCTATCGAGAATGGGAGCAAATCTGGCTCTGGGAAATACCGATAATCATGGGACGCTTCTTTGCGACGCATGGGGATGGCCGTGCGGGTTCGGGCGTCCCAGAGTAAAGTCTCGTTGCTAATGCTGCCGCCATTTTCAAGCAGCTTCATTTGCCGGTTGATCTCAAATTCCAGGGCCTGGCGCAGCGCATGAATAGAGTTGAGATTTTTTATTTCGGTCTTTTGCCCCGATTGAGCAGAGCCTGGGCGCTGCACCGAGATATTGGCGTCGCAGCGCATTCTGCCTTCTTCCAAATTGCCATCGCTGATCTCTAAATAGCGCACAAGCTGTCGCACTGCGGAAAAGCAGAATACTGCTTGTTGCGCAGAATGGATTTCTGGTTCGGTGACGATTTCGACAAGCGGCACTCCGCAGCGATTGAAATCGATCAGGCTCTCGCGTTTCGGTACCCAATCTTCATCATGGATCAATTTGCCAGCATCTTCTTCAAGATGGATACGCGCGATTCCAATTTTTTGCCGCGAGCCTTGGTGCTCAAATTCGATGTAACCTTTCCAACCTATCGGGGCATCGAATTGGGAGATCTGATAGCCTTTTGGCAGATCTGGATAAAAGTAACTTTTCCGAACGAATCGAGAATGCTGAGCAATCTGGCAATGGGTTGCCAACCCCAATTTGATCGCCAGGGCCACTGCTGAGCGGTTCACCATCGGAAGCGTTCCAGGCAATCCCAGACAGATGGGGCAGACGTTGGAATTGGGTAGAGCCCCAAATTGGGTACTGCACTGACAGAACAACTTTGAGGCAGTGAGCAGTTGGACATGAATTTCAAGCCCAATCACTGGCAGGTATTTGGAATGGTCAAATGTCATGGTTTGTTTGATGGATTGCTCGTTCCAAGCTCGACCCAACTTGAAATAATGTTGGTTCGTTGTACGGTTTAGCCAAGAATTGGACTCCGATTGGTAGTCCTTGCGGGTCATTACCGACAGGCAATGTGAGGCTGGGGAGCCCACCCAAATTTGCTGATACAGTGTAGAGATCAGAGAGGTACATGCTCAGAGGATCGTTTGTTTTCTCACCGAGCCGAAACGCCGGGGTTGCTGTGGTTGGGGCGATCAGGCAATCACATACTTCAAACGCGCTGTCGAAATCTTGTTTGATCAGCGCGCGTACCCGCTGCGCAGTCTGGTAATATTGATCATAATATCCTGAGGAAAGCACGAAATTGCCGAGCATAATGCGGCGTTTTACTTCTGGGCCAAACCCCTCTGATCGCGTTAAATCGTACATTTCATCCAAATCAGAGGCTTGAGGATGGCGAAAGCCATACCGAACCCCATCAAAGCGAGCCAGATTTGACGCTGCCTCGGCACTGGCAAGAACGTAGTAACAGGCTACTGCGTAATCGAAATGGGGTAGAGAGAGTTCGATGAAGGTTGCACCACCTTGTTCCAACAATCGACGGCAGAGTTCGATTCTGGCGCGAATCGTCTGATCAAGACCGGGTACGAAATATTCGGTTGGCCAACCGATTTTCAGGCCAGCAATAGAACGATCGCAATAGCGAGAATAATACGGAACCGAAATGGGGGAAGAGGTCGCATCGCGGGGATCGTGGCCAGCAATGACTTGGAGTAATAGGGCTGCATCAGGGATATTCCGGGTAATAATGCCGATCTGATCGAGCGATGAAGCAAAGGCCACTAAACCAAACCGTGATACGCGACCATAAGTGGGTTTAAGCCCCACAACGCCGCAGAATGCTGCTGGCTGGCGAACTGAACCACCAGTGTCTGAACCAAGTGCTGCCATAGCCAGATCAGCGGCAACGGCAGCGGCGGATCCCCCTGAGGAACCGCCAGCCACTCGATCCAGCGCATGCGGATTCTTGACCGGGCCGTACCAGGAGTACTCGTTCGAAGAACCCATCCCGAACTCATCCATATTGGTCTTGCCGATAATAATGGCATCCGCTTGCTCTACTCGCTCGATCACGGTGGCACTATAAGGGGAGCGGTAGGCGCTAAGA is from candidate division KSB1 bacterium and encodes:
- the gatB gene encoding Asp-tRNA(Asn)/Glu-tRNA(Gln) amidotransferase subunit GatB, with amino-acid sequence MTFDHSKYLPVIGLEIHVQLLTASKLFCQCSTQFGALPNSNVCPICLGLPGTLPMVNRSAVALAIKLGLATHCQIAQHSRFVRKSYFYPDLPKGYQISQFDAPIGWKGYIEFEHQGSRQKIGIARIHLEEDAGKLIHDEDWVPKRESLIDFNRCGVPLVEIVTEPEIHSAQQAVFCFSAVRQLVRYLEISDGNLEEGRMRCDANISVQRPGSAQSGQKTEIKNLNSIHALRQALEFEINRQMKLLENGGSISNETLLWDARTRTAIPMRRKEASHDYRYFPEPDLLPFSIDRTEIETIQKQMPELPLARRDRFIAQYHLDRSRAERLTADKVLADYFEQVALLVSDHHLLSRWMLEFVSPAIQHISNVKDVPITSHALAELLSLLTERKVNDLSAREIFKRMLTTGRPAREILIEHSLSQIADSDYLAEIVRYVLQRNPEAVAQFHAGKTKLWGFFMGQIMEQTGHRADPQLVSELLRKVLLSQ
- the gatA gene encoding Asp-tRNA(Asn)/Glu-tRNA(Gln) amidotransferase subunit GatA, giving the protein MLSWMGIGFSDVRNALDRHSYSCRELTQYYLNRINNHDQYNAFITICHDRALKKAAEVDHKLQKGTAGMLAGLILAIKDNISIDNEPLTCGSRILSAYRSPYSATVIERVEQADAIIIGKTNMDEFGMGSSNEYSWYGPVKNPHALDRVAGGSSGGSAAAVAADLAMAALGSDTGGSVRQPAAFCGVVGLKPTYGRVSRFGLVAFASSLDQIGIITRNIPDAALLLQVIAGHDPRDATSSPISVPYYSRYCDRSIAGLKIGWPTEYFVPGLDQTIRARIELCRRLLEQGGATFIELSLPHFDYAVACYYVLASAEAASNLARFDGVRYGFRHPQASDLDEMYDLTRSEGFGPEVKRRIMLGNFVLSSGYYDQYYQTAQRVRALIKQDFDSAFEVCDCLIAPTTATPAFRLGEKTNDPLSMYLSDLYTVSANLGGLPSLTLPVGNDPQGLPIGVQFLAKPYNEPTLFQVGSSLERAIHQTNHDI